Within Amycolatopsis sp. FDAARGOS 1241, the genomic segment CGTCGTATCGTGACTGGTTGTGGACAACCCCGCCGTCGAGATCACCGGCCTGGTGAAAAGCTACGGCTCCACCACCGCGGTCGACGGACTCGACCTGCGGATGGAGCGCGGCTCGCTGCTCGCCCTGCTCGGGCCCAACGGCGCGGGCAAGACGACCACCGTCGAGGTCTGCGAAGGATTCCGCCGGCCTGATGCCGGAAATGTCCGGGTTCTGGGCCTCGACCCCGTGAAGGACGGCGCCCGGCTGCGCCCGCGCGTCGGCATCATGCCGCAGGGCGGCGGTGCCTACCCGGGCGTGCACGCCGGCGAGATGCTCGGCCTGGTCGCCTCGTGCGCGGCGAATCCGCTGGATCCCGCGTGGCTGCTCGACGTGCTCGGTCTGGCCGGCGCGAAGCGCACGCCGTTCAAACGGCTCTCCGGCGGGCAGCAGCAACGCCTTTCGCTCGCGTGCGCGCTCGTCGGGCGCCCGGAGCTGGTGTTCCTCGACGAGCCGACCGCGGGCATGGACCCGCAGGCGCGGCGCCTGGTGTGGGACCTGCTCGCGGCGCTGAAAACCGACGGCGTCAGCGTGCTGCTCACCACGCACCTCATGGAGGAGGCGGAAGCACTCGCCGACCAGGTCGTGATCGTGGACCACGGCAAGGTCGTGGTGGAGGGCTCGCCCCACGCGCTCACCCTGGAAGCCGGCGACGCGGCGCAATTGCGGTTCCGCGCCCGCACGCGGCTCGACACGACGTTGCTCACGGCGGCCCTGCCCGAGGGTTACCGGGTAACGGAGTCTTCGCCCGGTTCGTACCTCGTCGAAGGACCCGTCGACCCGCAGGTGGTGTCGACTGTCACTTCGTGGTGTGCGCAACAGGGTGTGCTGC encodes:
- a CDS encoding ABC transporter ATP-binding protein, which codes for MDNPAVEITGLVKSYGSTTAVDGLDLRMERGSLLALLGPNGAGKTTTVEVCEGFRRPDAGNVRVLGLDPVKDGARLRPRVGIMPQGGGAYPGVHAGEMLGLVASCAANPLDPAWLLDVLGLAGAKRTPFKRLSGGQQQRLSLACALVGRPELVFLDEPTAGMDPQARRLVWDLLAALKTDGVSVLLTTHLMEEAEALADQVVIVDHGKVVVEGSPHALTLEAGDAAQLRFRARTRLDTTLLTAALPEGYRVTESSPGSYLVEGPVDPQVVSTVTSWCAQQGVLPEELQVGRRTLEEVFLELTGRELRA